Part of the Pelagicoccus enzymogenes genome is shown below.
TACCTCCCCTCCAAGGGAGGAGCGGTGTCTCTTTGTGTCCATAATTCCACTACAAACACCCTTTCATCACAACACCTAGATATGAAAAACCAATATCAAACCCAAAATTCCCAAGCGAAATGGCTGCTAGCCCTTGCGCTTACCGTCGGAGCGGCAAGCCTCCAGGGACAAGACGAGTCTGAAGAAATCTTCGAGCTCTCCCCCTTCGAGGTGTCCGCCTCCAAGGACGACATCGGCTATCGCCAACAAAACACCCTCGCAGGCTCCCGCCTCAACACCAACGTAGCTGACCTCGCTGCCTCGATCTCCGTAATCACCAAGCAGCAGATGGAGGACACCGCTTCCCTCGACGTGAACGACCTGTTCCGCTACGAAGCCAGCACTGAAGGGTCCGGCACCTACACGCCTTCAGTCCAGTCGCTGCGTAACGACGGCGTGGTCGACGTCAACGCCGGCTACACCCACGGCGGCGACGGGCAACCACAAACCAACGCGATCGCTAACCGTGTGCGCGGTATCGGCATCCCCGACGCTTCGATCAACTTCTACCGCGCCATCCGCAACGTCCCGCTCGACACCTACAACGTTCAGTCAGTCGAAGTAAGCCGCGGCCCGAGCTCTATGCTCTTCGGCATCGGCAGCCCCGCTGGCTTCGTCAACCAAAGCCGCTCCAGCGCGGTGCTCGACACCAAGTCGACCTCCGTGAAGTTCCGCTTTGACCAAAACGGATCCAAGCGTTTCAGCGTATCCACGAACCAACCCCTACTCGAGGACAAGCTCGCCCTCTTCTTTGCCGCCCTCCACGACGACAAGGAGTTCGAACGCAAGCCGTCCTACGACGACACCCGTCGCGAATACGTCGCCCTGACCTACAAGCCATTCGGCGACACCCGCATCAAGGCCAGCTTCGAAAGCTTCCGCAACAAGAACAACCGTCCCAATACCCTCACGCCGCGCGACTACGTCTCCGAGTGGGTAGAAGCCGGTCGCCCCGCTTACGATCCCAGCAGCCAAACCGTCAGAATCCTCGACACCAACCAAGTCGTTGGCCCCTTCGTCGGCCGTAGCGACTCTCCCTACATCGACGACGTACGGGCCTACATCATGGCCCAGCCTGGCTACGATGCCAGCAAGTGGAACAGCGCCCAAACCACCTACAATGGCGTCAGTATCTCAGGTGGCCAAGCCCTCACCAACCCCGACTCGGCGCTCTACGTGCCTGGTCTCGGCATCGCCAACGGCCGTCCTACCATGCAGGTGGCCAACAGCCAAGTCGTCAACTGGTTCCAAGCCGCTCCCGGCCAGTACCGCGCCGGTTGGGGCACCGCTACCAATCCAGCGGCGAACCAAAGCCTCATCCCATCCGTCGCTAGCATTCAGTCGGACTTGGATACCGCGGCCGCTTACAACCAGTTCTGGACCACTTCGGCCAACTACTCGCAAACCGGCGGCGACATCGGCAGCTACCGCTACCCGGGCGTAACCGACACTTCCATTTACGACTACACTTCGGTCAACATCCTCTCCATGAACTTCGGCGAGGACGAAAACGAAACCTATAACCTCGAGCTCGAACAAAAGATCACGGACGACCTCTTCCTCACCGCAGGGTTCTTCCGCCAAGACTTCGACTCGCTCGCCAGCTACACCGTTTCGCAGCTGAACGTCGCCACTCTCTTTGTCGACACCAACCTTACGCTGCCCACCGGAGCGCCAAACCCCTACTTTGGCCTTCCCTACGTGGAAGACTTCGATCCGGATCGCTTCGTCAATCGCATCACCAGCGACCAATACCGCGCCGCTCTCGCCTACACGCCTGACTTCACCGAGCGCGACGGCTGGGCCAAGTGGCTCGGTCGCCACCAGTTCCTCGCCTACGGCTCAAAGGAGGAAGTATCCAGAGACTTCATACGCCAACGTTTGAACTTCACCGGCGGCGACGAAGTTGCCAACGGCACCATCCGCTACCTCGCCAACGAGAACAACAACGCGGACGGCACCCCAACCGGCTGGAGAAACGAAGGCGGCAGCACCCGTCGCACGTATTACCTCGCCCAACCCGGCGATCCCTACGGCACCGTGACCAGCACTGCGGGAGCCATCGACTACACGCAGTACACCGGTCCCCTCACCGCCTACAACTTCGGTAACGAGTCATGGGAAAACATCTCCATGACCCACACCTTCAAGGACCACTCCGCCTCGACCAACCGTTCGCAGACAGAGATCACCTCCTACAACCTCGGCGGCACCAGCTACCTCTGGGACGATCGCATCATCGCGACCTATGGCTTCCGCAACGACGTAGCTAAGAACCGCTTCTCGTCGCCCAACCAAATCTCAGACCTCGACGGCAATGTTCTCTACGAGTCCATGACCAATCCAGAGCGCTGGATCAACGGCGTCTACCAGACGGAAACCGTTTTCCAACGCCTCTCCGCGTGGAGCGAGGAAGAAGCCGACACCGCCACCACAGGCGTCGTCGTGAAGCCGCTCAGCAACTTCCGCAAGTTCCAGGACAAGGCCCGCGAAGGGAACCTGTTCTACGAGTTCATCGACACCTTGGGCTTCAGCTACAACAGGTCCGACACCTTCAATCCGCCGACCACTACCAACATCGACGTGTTCGGCACCATCCTTCCCCTTCCTGAAGGAGAAGGTAAGGACTACGGTATCCAGTTCTCCCTTTTCGAGAACAAGCTCTTCGCTCGCATCAGCAAGTACGAGTCGACCAACGACAACGAGCGTACCAACGGCGGTACACCTCTTAGCCGCTTGAACAGCAATTTGGATACAAACACATTCCGCGCGTGGGCTCGCACCATCGCCCTCATCAACGCGGGTCACGACCCCCGTCTCGACGGCTTTGGCGAAGATCTCACCCCAGCCGAAGAGGACTCCATCCAAGCGGCAACCAGCGTAATCTGGGGCCAAGACTATCGCTACTACGAGCAACTCCCCGGATCCATCGCGGCAACCCGTTCCGCCAAGGCTGAAGGCACCGAGCTACAGCTCACCTACAATCCAACCCGCAACTGGAACAT
Proteins encoded:
- a CDS encoding TonB-dependent receptor plug domain-containing protein, whose product is MKNQYQTQNSQAKWLLALALTVGAASLQGQDESEEIFELSPFEVSASKDDIGYRQQNTLAGSRLNTNVADLAASISVITKQQMEDTASLDVNDLFRYEASTEGSGTYTPSVQSLRNDGVVDVNAGYTHGGDGQPQTNAIANRVRGIGIPDASINFYRAIRNVPLDTYNVQSVEVSRGPSSMLFGIGSPAGFVNQSRSSAVLDTKSTSVKFRFDQNGSKRFSVSTNQPLLEDKLALFFAALHDDKEFERKPSYDDTRREYVALTYKPFGDTRIKASFESFRNKNNRPNTLTPRDYVSEWVEAGRPAYDPSSQTVRILDTNQVVGPFVGRSDSPYIDDVRAYIMAQPGYDASKWNSAQTTYNGVSISGGQALTNPDSALYVPGLGIANGRPTMQVANSQVVNWFQAAPGQYRAGWGTATNPAANQSLIPSVASIQSDLDTAAAYNQFWTTSANYSQTGGDIGSYRYPGVTDTSIYDYTSVNILSMNFGEDENETYNLELEQKITDDLFLTAGFFRQDFDSLASYTVSQLNVATLFVDTNLTLPTGAPNPYFGLPYVEDFDPDRFVNRITSDQYRAALAYTPDFTERDGWAKWLGRHQFLAYGSKEEVSRDFIRQRLNFTGGDEVANGTIRYLANENNNADGTPTGWRNEGGSTRRTYYLAQPGDPYGTVTSTAGAIDYTQYTGPLTAYNFGNESWENISMTHTFKDHSASTNRSQTEITSYNLGGTSYLWDDRIIATYGFRNDVAKNRFSSPNQISDLDGNVLYESMTNPERWINGVYQTETVFQRLSAWSEEEADTATTGVVVKPLSNFRKFQDKAREGNLFYEFIDTLGFSYNRSDTFNPPTTTNIDVFGTILPLPEGEGKDYGIQFSLFENKLFARISKYESTNDNERTNGGTPLSRLNSNLDTNTFRAWARTIALINAGHDPRLDGFGEDLTPAEEDSIQAATSVIWGQDYRYYEQLPGSIAATRSAKAEGTELQLTYNPTRNWNIKLTGAKSETRYYNVLKEYDAWLAHRYPVWESARAADYLLPQYQNLVTYSTPGNDPEAEPNVNLTNFLQSYGYATQIRITDADPINTALDYFNAVVVPQASLAKDLDGQVSPGQSKYSASLITNYKFLGDKLKGVAVGGSMRWKDKSIMGYYGKSSGAISPDYLDISDTTRPIFTPAETYYDLWASYSRKIMKDEVNMKIQLNIVNAFEDGGLQTVGVNYDGSPNAYRIVDPRQFILNVSFDM